The Budorcas taxicolor isolate Tak-1 chromosome 18, Takin1.1, whole genome shotgun sequence genome window below encodes:
- the ARHGAP33 gene encoding rho GTPase-activating protein 33: MGWRGTDPRARSTDSLDGPGEGSVQPLPPAGGPSVKGKPGKRLSAPRGPFPRLADCAHFHYENVDFGHIQLLLSPERDSPNVSGENELVFGVQVTCQGRSWPVLRSYDDFRSLDAHLHRCIFDRRFSCLPELPPPPEGARAAQMLVPLLLQYLETLSGLVDSNLNCGPVLTWMELDNHGRRLLLSEEASLNIPAVAAAHVVKRYTAQAPDELSFEVGDIVSVIDMPPTEDRSWWRGKRGFQVGFFPSECVELFTERPGPGLKGDADGSPCGVLASQGVSSLTSAVPRPRGKLAGLLRTFMRSRPSRQRLRQRGILRQRVFGCDLGEHLSNSGQDVPQVLRCCSEFIEAHGVVDGIYRLSGVSSNIQRLRHEFDSERIPELSGPAFLQDIHSVSSLCKLYFRELPNPLLTYQLYGKFSEAMSVPGEEERLVRVHDVIQQLPPPHYRTLEYLLRHLARMARHSANTSMHARNLAIVWAPNLLRSMELESVGLGGAAAFREVRVQSVVVEFLLTHVDVLFSDTFTSAGLDPAGRCLLPRPKSLAGSGPSTRLLTLEEAQARTQGRLGTPTEPTTSKAPTSPVESLLCLDPNSRRKGERGEKQRKPGGSSWKTFFALGRGPSIPRKKPLPWLGGTRARPQPSGCRPDTVTLRSAKSEESLSSQASGAGLQRLHRLRRPHSSSDAFPVGPAPAGSCESLSSSESTESSSESSSSSSSESSAAGLGALSGSPSHRTSAWLDDGDELDFSPPRCLEGLRGLDFDPLTFRCSSPTPGDPAPPASPAPPAPASAFPPRATPQALSPRGPTSPASPTALDISEPLSVSVPPAVLELLGAGGTPASATPTPALSPSPGRRPHLIPLLLRGAEAQLSDTCQQEICSKLALPGPRGAQGQHGAGMDSPLLPPPLSLLRPGGAPPPPPKNPARLMALALAERAQQVAQRQSQQEQGGTPSAPQSPFRRSLSLEVGGEPPGTSGSGPPPHPLVHPGGWAPGPPPSLPRQQSDGSLVRSQRPTGTSRRTPRGPTQVSAQLRRGGGCGAAPETAAQSLCSVPQQVPTPGFFSAPRECLPPFLGVPKPGLYPLGSPSFQPSSPAPVWRSPLVPPTPLDRGENLYYEIEAGEGSPYSGPTRSWSPLRPMPPDRLSASYGMLGQSPPLHRSPDFPLSYPPPSCFPHDHLGYSAPQHSARRPTRPEPLYVNLALGPRGPSPASSSSSSPPAHPRSRSDPGPPAPRLPQKQRAPWGHHTPHRVPGPWGPPDPLPYRAAPPAYRRGGEHHRGSLYRNGGQGREGAGPPPPYPTPSWSFHPESQTQSYC; this comes from the exons ATGGGCTGGAGGGGGACCGACCCAAGG GCTCGCAGCACTGACAGCCTGGATGGCCCAGGGGAGGGCTCCGTGCAGCCCCTGCCCCCCGCTGGGGGACCCAGTGTGAAGGGGAAGCCTGGGAAGAG GCTCTCGGCTCCTCGAGGTCCCTTTCCCCGGCTGGCAGACTGTGCCCATTTTCACTATGAGAACGTTGACTTCGGCCACATTCAG CTCCTGCTGTCTCCAGAGCGTGACAGTCCAAACGTCTCTGGAGAGAATGAACTGGTGTTCGGGGTGCAGGTGACCTGTCAG ggccGTTCCTGGCCAGTTCTCCGCAGTTATGATGACTTCCGTTCCTTGGATGCCCACCTCCACCGATGCATATTTGACCGGAGATTTTCCTgcctcccagagcttcctccacCCCCAGAGGGCGCCAGGGCTGCTCAG ATGCTGGTGCCGCTGCTGCTGCAGTACCTGGAAACCCTGTCAGGGCTGGTGGACAGTAACCTCAACTGTGGGCCGGTGCTTACCTGGATGGAG CTGGACAACCACGGCCGGCGACTGCTCCTCAGTGAGGAGGCCTCACTCAATATCCCCGCAGTGGCCGCTGCCCATGTGGTAAAGCGGTACACGGCCCAGGCACCTGACGAGCTGTCCTTCGAG GTGGGGGACATTGTCTCCGTGATCGACATGCCGCCCACGGAGGATCGGAGCTGGTGGCGGGGCAAGCGGGGCTTCCAG GTCGGTTTCTTCCCCAGTGAGTGTGTGGAACTATTCACGGAGCGGCCAGGTCCAGGACTAAAGGGGG ATGCCGATGGTTCCCCATGTGGTGTCCTGGCTTCCCAGGGTGTTTCCTCTCTGACCTCAG CGGTGCCCCGGCCGCGGGGGAAGCTGGCTGGCCTCCTCCGCACCTTTATGCGCTCCCGCCCTTCCCGGCAGCGTCTGCGGCAGCGGGGCATTCTGCGGCAGAGGGTATTTGGCTGTGACCTGGGAGAACACCTCAGCAACTCAGGCCAGGATG TGCCCCAGGTGCTGCGCTGCTGTTCTGAGTTTATTGAGGCCCATGGGGTGGTGGATGGAATCTATCGACTCTCAGGTGTGTCATCCAACATCCAGAGGCTACG GCATGAGTTCGACAGTGAGAGGATCCCTGAACTGTCTGGCCCCGCCTTCCTGCAGGACATCCACAGCGTGTCCTCCCTCTGCAAGCTCTACTTCCGAGAGCTGCCCAACCCCTTACTCACCTACCAGCTCTACGGGAAGTTCAGT GAGGCCATGTCGGTGCCAGGGGAGGAGGAGCGCCTGGTGAGGGTTCACGATGTCATCCAGCAGTTGCCCCCGCCGCACTACCG gacCCTGGAGTACCTGCTGAGGCACTTGGCCCGCATGGCGAGACACAGTGCCAACACTAGCATGCACGCCCGCAACCTGGCCATCGTTTGGGCACCTAACCTGTTACG gtcCATGGAGCTGGAGTCAGTGGGGCTAGGGGGGGCAGCAGCATTCCGGGAGGTGCGGGTACAGTCGGTGGTGGTGGAATTCCTGCTCACCCACGTGGACGTCCTGTTCAGCGACACCTTCACATCTGCTGGCCTCGACCCTGCAG GCCGctgcctcctccccaggcccAAGTCCCTTGCGGGCAGTGGCCCCTCCACTCGCCTGCTAACACTAGAGGAAGCCCAGGCTCGGACCCAGGGTCGGCTGGGGACACCCACCGAGCCCACAACTTCCAAGGCCCCAACTTCACCTGTGGAAAG CCTCCTATGTCTTGACCCAAACtccaggaggaaaggggagagaggcGAGAAACAGCGGAAGCCTGGGGGTAGCAGCTGGAAGACCTTCTTTGCACTGGGCCGGGGCCCCAGCATCCCCCGAAAGAAGCCTCTGCCCTGGCTAGGGGGCACCCGGGCCCGACCGCAGCCTTCAG GCTGCCGACCTGACACTGTCACACTGAGGTCTGCCAAGAGTGAGGAGTCTCTGTCATCGCAGGCCAGTGGGGCTG GCCTCCAGCGGCTGCACAGGCTACGGCGACCCCACTCCAGCAGTGATGCTTTTCCCGTGGGCCCCGCACCTGCTGGCTCCTGTGAGAGCCTGTCGTCATCCGAGTCCACCGAGTCCTCCTCCGAGtcgtcttcttcctcttcctccgaGTCCTCCGCAGCTGGGCTGGGAGCACTCTCGGGCTCCCCTTCACACCGAACCTCGGCCTGGCTAGACGACGGTGACGAGCTGGACTTTAGCCCACCCCGCTGCCTGGAGGGGCTCCGGGGGCTTGACTTTGATCCCCTTACCTTTCGCTGCAGCAGCCCCACCCCCGGGGACCCAGCACCTCCCGCCAGCCCGgcccccccggcccccgcctcTGCCTTTCCACCCAGGGCGACCCCCCAGGCCCTCTCGCCCCGGGGCCCCACCAGCCCTGCCTCACCCACTGCCCTGGACATCTCGGAGCCCCTGTCTGTGTCAGTGCCACCTGCTGTCCTGGAGCTGCTGGGGGCTGGAGGAACACCTGCCTCGGCCACGCCAACACCAGCCCTCAGCCCTAGCCCAGGCCGGCGCCCCCACCTCATCCCCTTGCTGctgcgtggagctgaggcccagCTGAGTGACACCTGCCAACAAGAGATCTGCAGCAAGTTGGCATTGCCTGGTCCCCGGGGAGCCCAAGGCCAGCATG GTGCTGGTATGGATTCACCgctgctgccccctcccctgtccctccTGCGCCCGGGgggggccccacccccacctcccaaaaATCCAGCACGCCTCATGGCCCTGGCCCTGGCTGAGCGGGCTCAGCAGGTGGCCCAGAGACAGAGCCAGCAGGAGCAGGGGGGCACCCCATCTGCTCCTCAGTCCCCTTTCCGCCGTTCACTGTCCCTGGAGGTGGGTGGTGAGCCCCCAGGGACCTCAGGGAGTgggccacccccccaccccctagtCCACCCAGGTGGCTGGGCTCCGGGACCCCCACCTTCCTTACCAAGGCAACAAAGTGATGGGAGCCTGGTGAGGAGCCAGCGGCCCACAGGGACCTCGAGGAGGACACCCCGAGGCCCTACCCAGGTTAGTGCCCAGctcaggaggggtggggggtgcggggctgcgccagagacggcagcccagtcCCTGTGTTCTGTCCCCCAGCAGGTTCCCACCCCTGGCTTCTTCTCAGCCCCCCGGGAGTGCCTGCCACCCTTCCTCGGGGTCCCCAAACCAGGCTTGTACCCCCTCGGCTCCCCATCCTTCCAGCCCAGCTCTCCAGCCCCAGTCTGGAGGAGCCCCCTGGTTCCCCCTACAccactggacagaggagagaACCTGTACTATGAGATCGAGGCGGGTGAGGGGTCCCCCTACTCTGGCCCCACTCGGTCCTGGAGTCCCTTGCGCCCCATGCCCCCAGACAGGCTCAGTGCCTCGTACGGCATGCTTGGCCAATCCCCACCACTCCATAGGTCCCCTGACTTCCCGCTCAGTTACCCACCACCCTCCTGTTTTCCCCACGACCACCTTGGCTACTCAGCCCCCCAGCACTCGGCCCGGCGCCCCACCCGACCTGAACCCCTCTATGTCAACCTAGCCCTGGGGCCCAGGGGCCCCTCACCCGCTtcttccagctcctcctcccctcctgcccaccctcgCAGTCGCTCTGATCCTGGCCCCCCAGCCCCCCGCCTCCCCCAAAAGCAGCGGGCGCCCTGGGGCCACCACACCCCTCACAGGGTACCTGGGCCCTGGGGCCCTCCAGACCCTCTCCCCTACAGGGCAGCCCCACCAGCCTATAGGAGGGGGGGCGAGCACCACCGAGGGTCCCTGTACAGGAATGGGGggcaagggagggagggggctggtcCCCCACCCCCCTACCCTACTCCCAGCTGGTCCTTCCACCCTGAGAGCCAGACCCAAAGCTACTGCTGA